In one Streptomyces sp. T12 genomic region, the following are encoded:
- a CDS encoding response regulator — MLVVDDNKVIRQLIRVNLELEGFEVVTAADGAECLDVVHQVRPDAVTLDVVMPRLDGLRTAARLRADPRTRDLPLAIVSACTQYEVDSGLDVGVDAFLAKPFEPTELVSLVRQLIERKRRGERSRERRGNPEGGVEGAGTDEIVFGSVFGAGEAAGRAGG, encoded by the coding sequence GTGCTTGTTGTGGACGACAACAAGGTCATCCGGCAGCTGATCAGGGTCAATCTCGAACTGGAGGGGTTCGAGGTGGTGACCGCGGCCGATGGTGCCGAGTGTCTCGATGTCGTTCATCAGGTGCGGCCCGATGCGGTCACCCTCGACGTCGTCATGCCGCGGCTCGACGGGCTACGGACCGCCGCACGGCTGCGTGCCGACCCCCGTACCCGTGATCTTCCCCTCGCCATCGTCAGCGCCTGCACCCAGTACGAGGTCGACAGCGGCCTCGATGTCGGCGTCGACGCCTTCCTCGCCAAGCCCTTCGAGCCCACCGAACTCGTCAGCCTGGTACGGCAGTTGATCGAGCGGAAGCGGAGGGGGGAGCGGAGTCGGGAACGGCGGGGGAACCCCGAGGGTGGAGTCGAGGGCGCGGGTACCGACGAGATCGTGTTCGGGAGCGTCTTCGGGGCCGGAGAGGCCGCGGGTCGCGCCGGAGGCTGA
- a CDS encoding discoidin domain-containing protein yields MRSYGLGRRQFLATAVGVAAAWTQVSGNAIAAPQLKQASRDNSVRVWLTDVSADKWVAGQDDVLFKAKRTANPLTIKIDDSVKYQKVQGFGAAMTDSSAWLIDKLSPAERTKLMKKLFDPSKGIGLSLLRSPMGATDFNASGNYSYNDMPAGQSDPTLSNFSIQHDVPYIMPALRQALSLNPSIKIMANPWSPPGWMKTSDSMIGGTLKSEYTSALANYFVKFIQACGEAGVPISYISPQNEPMGTPTWPGMFLSAYQEAELIQEIGKAFEANGISTKILAWDHNWDVPSYPETIFSDPAASKYTAGTGWHIYSGNPNYQTVVHNDYPSKETFITEATGGVWQDSDQTAFSEALGTWIINGTRNWANGVMLWNIALDPDRGPLNSDTAGIPMLRGLLTIDPADGRVSYNVDYYALAHASRFVRPGARRIYSNTFGEGSIENVAFQNPDGSKVLIAHNSGSAAKTFSVADGTHSFDYTLNAGDAVTFTYSGPAPSGRTPAATKVLDPTHDFTFKSASGPVTVTYDPALLPYQNSIRTGNKLVTYSLPIGASVQTTGRALSRSKWTATASAQADWGVAANAIDGDINTRWSLGHGPTSGDWFQIDLGSPASFDKIVLDTGVNNSFDYVTKYQIYVSNDGADWGSAIASGSGGIGKVAVTLPPRTAQYIRIVSTAASGFWWAIGDINVYGSARGTGSITAPTAVSNGLQLKTWTSKEGSQVTVVFNGTADSESFKISTDGSYTYTLPSGTSAMFTTRKLPSFPTPVFSSLAPERGMPRSKFTIRGSGFGDAQGLGTVYFGSSYAEIDSWSDTSISAYVPKGLPAGKVTVSVKGTSGVDAGGSSFDVIDLGPALPRTGWTAKASDASQWDAPGNMLDGNSDTRYSSGTGQYDGLWIQVDMGQTQTFNKIVLDVGGSVSDYARSAEVYVSADGTDWTKVSSVADGQRVHLVSFPTQTARYIKVVNTGNVARSWWSVAEFNVYN; encoded by the coding sequence ATGAGGTCATACGGTCTCGGACGACGCCAGTTCCTGGCCACCGCCGTTGGTGTCGCTGCCGCCTGGACCCAGGTTTCCGGGAACGCCATCGCCGCCCCGCAGCTGAAGCAAGCCTCACGTGACAATTCCGTCCGTGTGTGGCTGACGGACGTATCGGCCGACAAGTGGGTCGCCGGCCAGGACGATGTGCTGTTCAAGGCGAAGAGAACGGCCAACCCGCTGACGATCAAGATCGACGACAGCGTCAAGTACCAGAAGGTCCAAGGCTTCGGCGCGGCCATGACCGACTCCTCCGCCTGGCTCATCGACAAGCTGTCCCCTGCCGAGCGGACCAAGCTGATGAAGAAGCTGTTCGATCCCTCGAAGGGAATCGGCCTCAGCCTGCTCCGCTCCCCGATGGGCGCCACGGATTTCAACGCGTCCGGGAACTACTCCTACAACGACATGCCCGCCGGCCAATCGGACCCGACGCTGTCCAACTTCTCCATCCAGCACGACGTGCCGTACATCATGCCGGCCTTGCGGCAGGCCCTCTCACTCAACCCGTCCATCAAGATTATGGCCAACCCGTGGAGCCCGCCAGGCTGGATGAAGACCTCCGACTCCATGATCGGAGGCACCCTCAAGAGCGAGTACACCTCCGCGCTGGCCAACTACTTCGTCAAGTTCATACAGGCCTGTGGCGAAGCCGGCGTGCCCATCTCCTACATTTCCCCGCAGAACGAACCCATGGGTACTCCCACCTGGCCCGGAATGTTCCTGTCCGCGTACCAGGAAGCCGAGTTGATCCAGGAGATCGGCAAGGCGTTCGAAGCCAACGGAATCTCCACGAAGATCCTGGCCTGGGACCACAACTGGGACGTGCCCTCGTATCCGGAGACGATCTTCAGCGACCCCGCAGCCTCCAAGTACACCGCGGGAACCGGATGGCACATCTACAGCGGCAACCCGAACTACCAGACAGTGGTCCACAACGACTATCCGAGCAAGGAAACCTTCATCACAGAAGCCACCGGAGGCGTTTGGCAGGACAGCGACCAGACGGCGTTCAGCGAAGCGCTGGGAACGTGGATCATCAACGGAACGCGCAACTGGGCAAACGGGGTGATGCTGTGGAACATCGCACTCGACCCCGATCGGGGCCCGCTCAACAGCGACACGGCCGGTATACCCATGCTTCGGGGGTTGCTCACGATCGACCCGGCTGACGGGCGGGTGTCTTACAACGTGGACTACTACGCCCTCGCTCACGCCAGCAGGTTCGTCAGGCCCGGAGCACGCCGGATCTACTCGAACACCTTCGGGGAAGGCAGCATAGAGAACGTCGCGTTCCAGAACCCGGACGGATCGAAGGTCCTGATCGCGCACAACTCGGGGAGCGCCGCGAAGACCTTCAGCGTTGCGGACGGGACGCACTCGTTCGACTACACCCTGAACGCCGGCGACGCCGTCACCTTCACGTACTCCGGACCTGCACCGAGCGGGCGCACTCCCGCAGCGACCAAGGTCTTGGACCCGACACACGACTTCACGTTCAAGTCGGCATCCGGCCCGGTCACCGTCACGTACGACCCGGCACTGCTGCCCTACCAGAACTCCATCCGCACCGGAAACAAGCTGGTCACGTACTCCCTGCCGATCGGAGCTTCCGTCCAGACGACAGGAAGGGCACTGAGCCGTAGCAAGTGGACCGCCACGGCTTCGGCGCAGGCGGATTGGGGTGTGGCCGCGAACGCGATCGACGGCGATATCAACACCAGGTGGAGTCTGGGGCATGGGCCGACGAGCGGCGACTGGTTCCAGATCGATCTGGGGAGCCCTGCGAGCTTCGACAAAATCGTCCTCGACACCGGCGTAAACAATTCGTTCGACTACGTCACCAAGTATCAGATATACGTGTCGAACGATGGCGCCGATTGGGGCAGCGCGATCGCAAGTGGCAGCGGAGGCATAGGGAAGGTCGCCGTCACGCTGCCACCCCGGACGGCACAGTACATTCGCATCGTCAGTACCGCGGCATCCGGTTTCTGGTGGGCCATCGGTGACATCAATGTGTACGGGTCTGCGCGTGGAACCGGCTCGATCACAGCTCCGACAGCGGTATCAAACGGCCTCCAGCTGAAAACCTGGACCAGCAAGGAAGGGTCGCAGGTTACCGTAGTATTCAACGGGACCGCCGACAGCGAGAGTTTCAAGATATCCACCGACGGCTCGTACACATATACGCTGCCGAGCGGGACTTCAGCGATGTTCACCACCAGGAAGCTGCCGAGTTTCCCGACGCCGGTCTTCAGCAGTTTGGCGCCGGAACGAGGCATGCCGCGCTCCAAGTTCACGATTCGCGGTTCTGGTTTCGGTGATGCACAGGGGCTGGGTACGGTGTATTTCGGATCAAGTTATGCCGAAATAGACAGCTGGTCGGACACGAGCATCAGCGCCTACGTTCCGAAGGGACTTCCGGCGGGGAAGGTCACGGTTTCTGTGAAGGGAACCAGCGGAGTGGATGCAGGTGGATCTTCGTTCGACGTCATCGATCTAGGTCCTGCGCTGCCGCGGACGGGCTGGACCGCAAAGGCTTCGGACGCAAGTCAGTGGGATGCGCCCGGAAACATGCTGGACGGAAACTCTGACACTCGGTACAGCTCCGGAACAGGGCAGTACGACGGCCTCTGGATCCAAGTGGACATGGGGCAAACGCAGACTTTCAACAAGATTGTGTTGGATGTCGGCGGCAGTGTCAGCGACTATGCGCGGAGCGCAGAGGTATACGTATCTGCGGATGGAACCGACTGGACCAAGGTTTCTTCCGTAGCGGACGGCCAACGAGTCCACCTGGTTTCCTTCCCGACGCAGACAGCTCGCTACATCAAGGTCGTCAACACCGGCAATGTTGCGCGTAGCTGGTGGTCAGTCGCGGAATTCAACGTGTACAACTGA
- a CDS encoding GH32 C-terminal domain-containing protein, which produces MSTTPRDPHHPVAHMRPPRNWINDPNGLVFHDGYYHVCYQYNPSGATHANMHWGHFRSPDLLTWEPLPIALSPNPDGVDADGCFSGNAVSDGDRLVAFYSAHREDRSFQHQPVTCAISHDGGNSFRPRGELLIPELPEGCTMYRDPYVWQDGDGWRMLVGAALADGRAAALLYDSPNLENWAYRGPFATRHPEPIGGTDLLTGEGWECPQYLPAADGRGALLFSTWTEPTGPQSVAALIGEEHDGHFKAGSAVPADHGPDCYAPALLRGPGNRWLLWGWSWEARDEVWAVADGWAGVLTLPREIHVDDGTLHQQPATELLALRGEHAVHAEGVTDGPQPVDLGSVGRAFDLTARLEQTAGNAGLRLLTTPDGSEYLDIRLDADAGELVVDRDHASLDTRARGGSYRMPCPTDRPVDLRVMVDHSIAEIFLTTTGQVLTLRFYPTGQSPWRLQARTAPGTRLGFAVDAWELHPLVIKEPSTGAAEPAPASP; this is translated from the coding sequence GTGTCCACCACACCCCGCGATCCGCACCACCCCGTCGCGCACATGCGCCCGCCCCGCAACTGGATCAACGACCCCAACGGGCTGGTCTTCCACGACGGCTACTACCACGTGTGCTACCAGTACAACCCGTCCGGAGCGACCCACGCGAACATGCACTGGGGCCACTTCCGCAGCCCCGACCTGCTGACCTGGGAGCCGCTGCCGATCGCCCTGTCCCCGAACCCCGATGGCGTGGACGCCGACGGCTGCTTCTCCGGCAACGCCGTCTCCGACGGCGACCGGCTGGTCGCCTTCTACTCCGCGCACCGCGAGGACCGCTCGTTCCAGCACCAGCCGGTCACCTGCGCCATTTCCCACGACGGCGGCAACAGCTTCCGCCCGCGCGGCGAACTACTCATCCCCGAGCTGCCCGAGGGCTGCACCATGTACCGCGACCCGTACGTCTGGCAGGACGGCGACGGCTGGCGGATGCTGGTCGGCGCCGCCCTCGCGGACGGCCGCGCCGCCGCCCTTCTCTACGACTCACCCAACCTGGAGAACTGGGCCTACCGGGGGCCCTTCGCCACCCGCCATCCGGAGCCCATCGGTGGCACCGACCTGCTCACCGGGGAGGGCTGGGAATGCCCGCAATACCTCCCGGCAGCCGACGGACGCGGCGCCCTCCTCTTCAGCACCTGGACCGAACCCACCGGTCCGCAGAGCGTCGCGGCCCTGATCGGCGAAGAGCATGACGGCCACTTCAAGGCGGGCTCAGCGGTGCCCGCCGACCACGGCCCCGACTGCTACGCGCCCGCCCTGCTGCGCGGACCGGGAAACCGGTGGCTGTTGTGGGGCTGGTCATGGGAAGCCCGCGACGAAGTCTGGGCCGTCGCGGACGGATGGGCCGGGGTCCTCACCCTGCCCCGCGAGATCCATGTCGACGACGGCACGCTGCACCAGCAGCCCGCCACCGAACTGCTCGCCCTGCGCGGCGAGCACGCTGTCCACGCGGAGGGCGTGACCGACGGCCCGCAGCCGGTGGACCTCGGCAGCGTGGGCCGCGCCTTCGACCTGACGGCCCGCCTGGAGCAGACCGCCGGAAACGCCGGTCTGCGGCTGCTCACCACCCCGGACGGCTCCGAGTACCTCGACATCCGCCTCGATGCCGACGCGGGCGAACTGGTCGTCGACCGTGACCACGCCTCACTGGATACTCGGGCCCGCGGCGGCTCCTACCGGATGCCCTGCCCAACCGACCGGCCTGTCGACCTGCGCGTGATGGTCGACCACTCCATCGCCGAAATCTTCCTGACCACCACCGGCCAGGTCCTCACCCTGCGCTTCTACCCCACAGGGCAGAGCCCGTGGCGACTTCAGGCCCGCACCGCACCGGGTACGCGCCTCGGCTTCGCGGTCGACGCGTGGGAGCTGCACCCGCTCGTGATCAAGGAGCCGAGCACCGGCGCCGCAGAGCCGGCTCCGGCGTCGCCGTAG
- the nrtL gene encoding ArgS-related anticodon-binding protein NrtL has translation MTPVELSRTVLRAVRRAVDEGELRVSVPERVVVSAPGPGGCGDYATNIALQLARPAGQPPLRVAEILRPHLAGVDGVADVVVTGPGFLNISLGGTAPVALVEEILRRGTRYGYAHGPSADFVPLCCPHEVRAVVVMDAVARILRSQGALVRTRCEAALEPQWADILGVRVDAHDVHGTQDAHGTQDSADPPPHVVRPVPALVDPLPLGRDAARWALLHPAAHDRPRLTDDHLVQRESNPLFRVRYAHARTGALGRNAAALGFDAEPGDVRHEVTALLADHPRVLAQAAAHRAPDRLARHLVTVADAVLPLLPAVLPRGAEKPSATHRARLALAEAAGTVLAGGLSLLGIDAPDHL, from the coding sequence GTGACCCCCGTCGAGCTCTCCCGTACCGTGCTGCGCGCGGTGCGTCGTGCTGTCGATGAGGGGGAGCTGCGCGTCAGCGTGCCGGAGCGGGTCGTGGTCAGCGCTCCCGGGCCCGGTGGCTGTGGTGACTACGCCACCAACATCGCCCTCCAGCTCGCCCGCCCGGCCGGGCAGCCGCCCCTGCGCGTCGCGGAGATCCTGCGGCCGCACCTCGCCGGTGTGGACGGCGTCGCCGACGTCGTCGTCACCGGGCCCGGCTTTCTCAACATCAGCCTCGGCGGCACCGCGCCCGTCGCCCTCGTCGAGGAGATCCTGCGGCGTGGCACCCGGTACGGGTACGCACACGGCCCCTCCGCGGACTTCGTGCCGCTGTGCTGTCCCCACGAGGTACGGGCCGTGGTCGTGATGGACGCCGTCGCCCGGATCCTGCGGTCCCAGGGCGCCCTCGTCCGCACCCGTTGCGAGGCCGCGCTCGAGCCGCAGTGGGCCGACATCCTGGGGGTGCGTGTCGACGCGCACGACGTGCACGGCACGCAGGACGCGCACGGCACGCAGGATTCGGCCGACCCGCCCCCCCACGTCGTGCGCCCCGTGCCGGCCCTCGTCGATCCTCTCCCGCTCGGCCGCGACGCCGCCCGCTGGGCCCTGCTCCACCCGGCCGCCCACGACCGGCCCCGTCTCACCGACGACCACCTCGTCCAGCGCGAGAGCAACCCCCTCTTCCGCGTCCGCTACGCCCACGCCCGCACCGGGGCCCTCGGCCGCAACGCCGCCGCCCTGGGATTCGACGCCGAACCAGGGGACGTACGACACGAAGTCACCGCCCTGCTCGCCGACCACCCCCGCGTCCTGGCCCAGGCGGCAGCGCACCGCGCCCCCGACCGTCTCGCCCGGCACCTCGTCACCGTCGCCGATGCCGTGCTGCCCCTCCTGCCCGCCGTCCTCCCCCGCGGTGCGGAGAAACCCTCGGCCACCCACCGTGCCCGGCTCGCCCTCGCCGAAGCCGCCGGGACGGTGCTGGCCGGTGGCCTGTCCCTGCTCGGCATCGACGCACCCGACCATCTCTGA